A genomic region of Prionailurus viverrinus isolate Anna chromosome D4, UM_Priviv_1.0, whole genome shotgun sequence contains the following coding sequences:
- the CD4H9orf78 gene encoding splicing factor C9orf78 homolog has translation MPVTGKSFRRRRADSESEEDEQDSEEVRLKLEETREVQNLRKRPNGVSAVALLVGEKVQEETTLVDDPFQMKTGGMVDMKKLKERGKDKISEEEDLHLGTSFSAETNRRDEDADMMKYIETELKKRKGIVEHEEQKVKPKNAEDCLYELPENIRVSSAKKTEEMLSNQMLSGIPEVDLGIDAKIKNIISTEDAKARLLAEQQNKKKDSETSFVPTNMAVNYVQHNRFYHEELNAPIRRNKEEPKARPLRVGDTEKPEPERSPPNRKRPANEKATDDYHYEKFKKMNRRY, from the exons ATGCCGGTCACCGGGAAGAGTTTCCGCCGGCGCCGGGCCGATTCGGAGTCGGAGGAAGATGAGCAGGACTCAGAGGAGGTTCG ATTAAAACTGGAAGAGACCCGCGAGGTGCAGAACTTGAGGAAGAGGCCCAATGGGGTGAG TGCTGTGGCCCTGCTGGTAGGAGAGAAGGTACAAGAAGAGACCACCCTCGTG GATGACCCCTTTCAGATGAAGACAGGCGGTATGGTGGACatgaaaaaactgaaggaaagggGCAAAGATAA gaTCAGCGAGGAGGAAGACCTCCACCTGGGGACATCGTTCTCCGCGGAAACCAACCGAAGGGACGAGGATGCCGACAT GATGAAGTACATTGAGACAGAGctcaagaagaggaaagggatCGTGGAACACGAGGAACAGAAAGTCAAGCCAAAGAATGCAGAGGACTGTCTTTACGAACTTCCGGAAAACATCCGTGTCTCCTCAGCCAAGAAGACCGAAGAGATGCTTTCCAACCAGATGCTAAGCGGCATCCCCGAGGTGGACCTAGGCATCGA cgcaaaaataaaaaatatcatttccacGGAGGATGCCAAGGCCCGTCTGCTGGCAGAGCAGCAGAACAAGAAGAAAGACAGCGAGACGTCTTTCGTGCCCACCAACATGGCCGTGAATTACGTGCAGCACAACCGAT TTTATCACGAGGAGCTCAACGCCCCCATTCGGAGAAACAAAGAAGAGCCCAAAGCACGACCCTTGAGAGTGGGTGACACGGAGAAGCCAGAGCCTGAGC GGTCCCCTCCTAACCGCAAGCGTCCTGCTAACGAGAAGGCTACCGATGACTATCACTATGAGAAGTTCAAGAAGATGAACAGACGCTACTAA